From the genome of Pseudomonas yamanorum, one region includes:
- the exaC gene encoding acetaldehyde dehydrogenase ExaC: MRYAHPGTEGAIVSFKAKYGNYIGGEFVAPVDGNYFTNTSPVNGKPIAEFPRSTAKDIDKALDAAHAAADAWGKTSAQDRSLVLLKIADRIEQNLELLAITETWDNGKAVRETLNADIPLAADHFRYFAGCIRAQEGSSAEINEHTAAYHFHEPLGVVGQIIPWNFPLLMAAWKLAPALAAGNCVVLKPAEQTPLGINVLMELIGDLLPPGVLNVVHGYGKEAGEALATSKRIAKIAFTGSTPVGSHIMHAAAENIIPSTVELGGKSPNIFFADIMKAEPQFIEKAAEGLVLAFFNQGEVCTCPSRALVEESIYDDFMKVVMKKVESIKRGDPLDTDTMVGAQASEQQFDKILSYLEIAKGEGAELLTGGKVEKLTGDLATGYYIQPTLLKGTNKMRVFQEEIFGPVVSITTFKDEAEALAIANDTEFGLGAGLWTRDINRAYRMGRAIKAGRVWTNCYHLYPAHAAFGGYKKSGVGRETHKMMLDHYQQTKNLLVSYDINPLGFF; this comes from the coding sequence ATGCGTTACGCACACCCCGGTACTGAAGGCGCTATCGTTTCGTTCAAGGCCAAGTACGGCAACTACATCGGCGGTGAATTTGTCGCGCCGGTCGATGGCAACTATTTCACCAATACCTCGCCGGTCAACGGCAAGCCCATCGCCGAATTCCCGCGCTCCACGGCCAAAGATATCGACAAGGCCCTGGACGCCGCCCACGCTGCCGCTGACGCCTGGGGCAAGACCTCGGCCCAGGACCGTTCGCTGGTACTGCTGAAAATCGCCGACCGCATCGAACAGAACCTCGAACTGCTGGCCATCACCGAAACCTGGGACAACGGCAAGGCCGTTCGTGAAACCCTGAACGCCGACATCCCGCTGGCCGCTGACCACTTCCGCTACTTCGCCGGCTGCATCCGCGCCCAGGAAGGCAGCAGCGCCGAAATCAACGAACACACCGCCGCCTATCACTTCCACGAGCCGCTGGGCGTGGTCGGCCAGATCATCCCGTGGAACTTCCCGCTGCTGATGGCCGCCTGGAAACTCGCGCCAGCCCTCGCTGCCGGTAACTGCGTGGTGCTCAAACCCGCCGAGCAAACCCCGCTGGGCATAAACGTACTGATGGAATTGATCGGCGACCTGCTGCCGCCGGGCGTACTGAACGTGGTGCACGGCTACGGCAAAGAAGCCGGCGAAGCCCTGGCCACCAGCAAGCGCATCGCCAAGATCGCCTTTACCGGGTCCACGCCAGTGGGCTCGCACATCATGCATGCGGCCGCCGAGAACATCATTCCGTCCACCGTTGAACTGGGCGGCAAGTCGCCGAACATCTTCTTCGCCGACATCATGAAAGCCGAACCGCAATTCATCGAGAAAGCCGCCGAAGGTTTGGTGCTGGCGTTCTTCAACCAGGGCGAAGTCTGCACCTGTCCTTCCCGCGCACTGGTGGAAGAGTCGATCTACGACGACTTCATGAAAGTGGTGATGAAGAAGGTCGAGTCGATCAAACGTGGCGACCCGCTGGACACCGACACCATGGTCGGCGCCCAGGCGTCCGAACAGCAGTTCGACAAGATTTTGTCCTACCTCGAAATCGCCAAGGGCGAAGGCGCCGAGCTGCTGACCGGTGGCAAGGTCGAGAAGCTGACCGGCGATCTGGCCACCGGCTATTACATCCAGCCAACCCTGCTCAAAGGCACCAACAAGATGCGGGTGTTCCAGGAAGAAATCTTTGGCCCGGTGGTGAGCATCACCACGTTCAAGGATGAAGCCGAAGCCCTGGCGATCGCCAACGACACCGAGTTCGGCCTGGGTGCCGGCCTGTGGACCCGCGACATCAACCGCGCCTACCGCATGGGCCGGGCGATCAAGGCCGGGCGCGTGTGGACCAACTGCTACCACCTGTACCCGGCGCATGCCGCGTTCGGTGGTTACAAGAAGTCCGGTGTGGGCCGTGAGACTCACAAG